The Leptospira bouyouniensis genome contains a region encoding:
- the rpoN gene encoding RNA polymerase factor sigma-54, translating into MKLGASLSQRQTQKLVMTQDLRQSIELLSLSTLELSDKIQNELLENPLLDELGVDEKTKMPELFSIDEVKRLEKLNHEKSTDVNWQDSYSLEGPRSYDSEASDRNQKYIESSTRGETLEEHLLNQLRLIKLTKLEFEIGEVLISMIDEKGFITDDLSIVSKEMGYPELKVRRVLQVINELDPIGIGAKDMQETLLIQGKILFPDNILLHQLIGEFLSDLEKVDYKKIAKNLKITEEEILSLARLIKKLEPYPATTYQGRKIDYVVADVVVKEVGNEFNIFINDEWLPKLTIQEEYKELLSQKLPPKEKEYFQTKYSSAQWLIRSIQQRRQTLQRVVSCIIDFQVDFFRGGIGFIKPLTLKEVAEKLGLHESTISRITTNKYIQTTWGIFELKWFFSSGVKSAEGGKESSKKIHEIIRNLVKEEDENNPLSDQDIVELMEKKGIEIARRTVAKYRKVLRILPSNERKRISSLKG; encoded by the coding sequence ATGAAACTTGGGGCATCACTTTCACAACGCCAAACACAAAAACTGGTGATGACCCAGGACCTACGTCAGTCTATTGAACTTTTATCATTATCTACTTTAGAACTCTCAGATAAAATCCAAAACGAATTACTTGAAAATCCTCTTTTAGATGAGTTGGGAGTTGATGAAAAAACAAAAATGCCTGAACTCTTTTCTATCGATGAAGTGAAACGATTGGAAAAACTGAATCATGAAAAGAGTACAGATGTAAATTGGCAAGATAGTTATTCATTAGAAGGCCCACGTTCTTATGATTCAGAGGCAAGTGATAGAAACCAAAAATATATTGAGTCATCAACAAGAGGGGAAACATTAGAAGAACACCTTTTAAATCAGCTTCGTCTCATCAAACTTACTAAGTTAGAATTTGAAATTGGTGAAGTATTGATTAGTATGATTGATGAAAAGGGTTTTATCACTGATGATTTGTCCATTGTCTCTAAAGAAATGGGATACCCTGAGTTAAAAGTCCGTAGAGTTTTACAAGTGATCAATGAGCTTGATCCGATTGGGATTGGTGCAAAGGATATGCAAGAGACCCTGCTCATTCAGGGTAAGATTTTATTCCCAGACAATATACTACTCCACCAATTGATTGGTGAATTTTTATCGGATTTAGAAAAAGTAGATTATAAAAAAATCGCAAAAAATTTAAAAATTACAGAAGAAGAGATTTTAAGTTTAGCAAGATTGATCAAAAAATTAGAACCTTATCCAGCTACAACTTACCAAGGTCGTAAAATTGATTATGTAGTTGCTGATGTTGTCGTAAAAGAAGTAGGTAACGAATTTAATATATTTATAAACGATGAATGGTTACCTAAACTTACTATCCAAGAAGAATACAAAGAGCTCCTGAGTCAAAAACTTCCACCAAAAGAAAAGGAATATTTCCAAACTAAATATAGTTCAGCCCAGTGGCTCATTCGGTCTATCCAACAACGTAGACAAACCTTACAAAGAGTTGTCAGTTGTATCATAGACTTTCAAGTCGATTTTTTTCGTGGTGGGATTGGATTTATCAAACCACTCACGTTAAAAGAAGTCGCAGAGAAACTTGGTTTACATGAATCTACAATTTCGCGCATTACAACCAATAAATACATACAAACAACCTGGGGTATTTTTGAGCTAAAATGGTTTTTTTCTTCAGGTGTTAAATCAGCTGAAGGTGGAAAAGAAAGTTCCAAAAAAATTCATGAAATCATTCGGAATCTAGTGAAAGAAGAAGATGAAAACAATCCATTGTCTGACCAAGATATAGTCGAACTGATGGAAAAAAAAGGTATTGAAATTGCACGTAGAACCGTAGCAAAATACCGAAAGGTTTTAAGAATCCTTCCTTCCAACGAAAGAAAACGTATTAGTTCGCTCAAGGGGTAA
- the hprK gene encoding HPr(Ser) kinase/phosphatase, whose translation MPVPGITVETILRDHDDLQLVLVTGEVGLSNRINSAEINRPGLSLTGFFDFFANDRIQILGKGEWAYLNSLSEEKLSEITDKFFEFHLNCIIYTHGNEPQLPFVERAKEKGIPLFKTEIATHRFITLISQILDRALAPRTMRHGVLIEVFGIGTLLTGRSGVGKSETALELIERGHRLVADDMVEIRRLSESYLIGSCSDLLRHHMEIRGLGILNIKDLFGVGSVRDHKLIELIINLKEWEEQTSGDYERTGIEQSMEEILGVSVPYIEIPVKPGRNIPIIVETAAMNQRLRKMGKNSAKEFSNKLNTYIQQSTIETNPIKD comes from the coding sequence ATGCCAGTACCTGGAATCACAGTGGAAACCATTCTCCGCGATCATGACGATTTACAACTTGTTCTAGTGACAGGCGAAGTCGGACTCTCGAATCGAATCAATAGTGCTGAAATCAATCGACCTGGATTGTCACTGACTGGTTTTTTTGATTTTTTTGCGAATGACCGAATTCAGATTTTGGGAAAAGGGGAATGGGCGTATCTCAATTCCTTATCGGAAGAAAAGTTAAGTGAAATTACCGATAAATTTTTTGAATTCCATCTCAATTGTATCATTTATACACATGGGAATGAACCCCAACTTCCATTTGTGGAAAGGGCAAAAGAGAAAGGAATTCCATTATTCAAAACAGAAATTGCAACTCATCGCTTTATCACATTAATCTCTCAAATTTTAGATAGAGCTTTGGCACCAAGGACCATGCGCCACGGTGTTCTCATTGAAGTTTTTGGAATCGGAACCTTACTCACCGGGAGATCTGGAGTAGGGAAAAGTGAAACTGCACTTGAGCTCATCGAACGAGGTCACCGCCTAGTTGCTGATGATATGGTTGAAATACGAAGACTAAGTGAAAGTTATTTGATTGGGTCTTGTTCTGATTTACTTCGCCATCATATGGAAATTCGAGGACTTGGCATACTTAACATCAAAGACTTGTTTGGTGTTGGTTCGGTTAGGGATCACAAACTCATTGAACTCATAATTAATTTAAAAGAATGGGAAGAACAAACTTCGGGTGATTACGAGAGAACCGGAATTGAACAAAGTATGGAAGAAATACTTGGTGTATCAGTTCCTTATATCGAAATTCCTGTCAAACCGGGAAGAAATATTCCTATCATTGTGGAGACCGCTGCGATGAACCAAAGGTTACGTAAGATGGGAAAAAATAGCGCAAAAGAATTTTCAAATAAACTCAATACTTATATTCAGCAGAGCACAATTGAAACAAATCCGATTAAAGATTAG